In Brevibacillus brevis, a genomic segment contains:
- a CDS encoding DMT family transporter, translating to MMREKLGSLLVANASKPAAFPGPAIRDRLRAACFHGRTLSYLLAVVNAVVIGLSFLLVKLTLQYAAPIDTLTYRFAAAFFIMIFPVAFRFVTLAYRGKPLYLLLLLASFYPVGYFVLQTCGLQYATSAEGGIISAFTPIATMLLASIVLKEMTTALQKLFILLSTAGVAFIFVMKGSSIDLSQITGIVLLILASAVFAGYSVLARVVTRHFSSMEISCFMVGSGFLSLMAYSLTTHSLSGTMVDFAAPLANKTFLALVVGLGAIQLLTSFLANYILSQIEASKMSVFANLSTVVSIASGAVFLQEAVAWYHLFGSAMIIAGVIGSNFSVKRSANKRKEEEIR from the coding sequence ATGATGAGAGAAAAGCTGGGTTCCCTACTTGTAGCAAACGCAAGCAAGCCAGCAGCATTTCCCGGACCCGCTATCCGCGACCGATTGCGGGCGGCATGCTTTCATGGTCGAACGCTTTCCTATCTCCTTGCTGTTGTCAACGCGGTAGTCATCGGCTTGTCTTTTCTCCTGGTCAAATTGACCTTGCAGTACGCCGCCCCCATCGACACCTTGACGTACCGTTTTGCTGCAGCCTTTTTCATCATGATCTTCCCGGTGGCATTTCGATTCGTCACCCTTGCGTATCGTGGAAAACCGCTTTATCTCTTGCTCTTGTTGGCCAGCTTTTATCCTGTCGGGTATTTCGTCCTGCAAACGTGCGGGCTGCAGTACGCCACTTCCGCGGAAGGAGGGATCATCAGCGCCTTTACGCCAATCGCGACCATGCTACTTGCCTCCATCGTCTTGAAAGAAATGACTACCGCCCTGCAGAAGCTGTTCATTCTTCTTTCTACAGCCGGGGTCGCCTTTATCTTTGTGATGAAAGGCAGCAGCATCGATTTGTCGCAGATAACGGGGATCGTACTGCTTATTCTCGCCAGTGCAGTCTTTGCTGGCTATAGCGTGCTGGCACGTGTGGTGACGAGGCATTTTAGCTCCATGGAAATCAGCTGCTTTATGGTAGGAAGCGGTTTTCTTTCGCTGATGGCCTATTCCCTTACCACCCATTCGCTTTCGGGAACGATGGTTGATTTCGCCGCTCCGCTCGCAAACAAAACATTCCTTGCGCTGGTTGTGGGTCTCGGTGCCATTCAACTCCTCACGTCATTCCTGGCCAATTACATCCTCTCGCAAATAGAAGCATCCAAGATGAGCGTATTCGCCAACTTGTCCACCGTTGTTTCCATAGCGTCGGGAGCCGTTTTTTTGCAGGAGGCCGTCGCCTGGTATCATCTTTTCGGTTCCGCCATGATCATTGCAGGCGTCATCGGATCGAATTTTTCCGTAAAACGGTCAGCAAATAAACGCAAAGAGGAGGAGATACGATGA
- a CDS encoding metalloregulator ArsR/SmtB family transcription factor — translation MENDNDIFKALADPSRRTLLDLLHASDGRTLTDLCNHLQMSRFGVMKHLHVLEEAGLVTTRKVGREKLHYLNPVSIRQIYERWVSKFTEPWISGLTLLKTDVESAFAMGQKKPRHVNRIAIKSTPEQIWNALTDPSMTSQYWYNGAIRAEWKAGSPYEIWNPQGAVQAKGELLIVEPPRRLVMTWQLLSLSETAHEQPSRLTWEIEPHTEYSGVTLVTVVHDEFEEAPNTSNVLEGGLPVVLSGMKTLLETGSKLVGDFSASGEEE, via the coding sequence ATGGAGAACGACAACGATATATTTAAGGCGTTGGCAGATCCAAGCCGCCGCACGCTGCTGGATCTTTTGCACGCATCGGATGGCCGCACCCTAACCGACTTATGCAACCATCTGCAGATGTCGCGCTTTGGAGTCATGAAGCATCTTCATGTCTTGGAGGAAGCGGGATTGGTGACGACGCGGAAGGTTGGCAGAGAAAAGCTTCATTACCTGAATCCAGTTTCGATTCGCCAAATTTACGAACGGTGGGTGAGCAAATTCACGGAACCGTGGATTTCCGGGCTGACCCTCTTAAAAACAGATGTGGAGAGTGCATTTGCCATGGGACAAAAGAAGCCTCGTCATGTGAACCGGATCGCGATCAAATCTACCCCGGAACAAATCTGGAACGCCCTGACCGATCCGTCGATGACTTCCCAGTATTGGTACAATGGGGCGATTCGTGCGGAATGGAAAGCCGGCAGTCCTTATGAAATATGGAATCCTCAAGGAGCGGTGCAAGCGAAAGGGGAGCTTCTCATCGTGGAGCCGCCCCGCCGATTAGTCATGACCTGGCAGCTGCTCTCGCTTTCCGAGACGGCACACGAGCAACCTTCTCGTTTGACATGGGAAATCGAGCCGCATACCGAGTATTCCGGCGTGACGCTGGTGACCGTGGTGCACGACGAGTTTGAGGAGGCGCCGAATACGTCAAACGTATTGGAGGGCGGATTGCCGGTCGTATTGTCCGGTATGAAGACATTGCTGGAGACGGGATCGAAGCTGGTGGGCGACTTTAGCGCGAGTGGGGAAGAAGAGTAA